The Juglans regia cultivar Chandler chromosome 6, Walnut 2.0, whole genome shotgun sequence genome contains the following window.
ctactttataataaaagtaactttccaatcTGACGAATCACATGAAACCActtcagtttgtgagattacttttatataattaatatgtggctaaagtatttctctaaactaattaaatagtGCTTAAACTATATAGCTAATGTCCAacaaactcaaaacaaaaaataatcacatatatatatatataaataataaagttacaaaagctagctagcaataTGGAAGTAAATTAAGTAGTATATAATATGCTGCGCTTAGCAATAATTTGGACACATTAGTGGGTACGTACTCATGTTGCCtaatttttgttgaatttcataTTGAAAATATCTAGTGGAAGTGCcccaattaatttaattataatatatatgcacgcTTTCTTTGGACTTATTAGGCctaatattcacatatatatattattagtcgaAATCAAATCacactaattaattatagatCGCTTTTCTTCATGATTATCTAGCCAATTAGTGCATGCGCTGCATATATGCGCTTCGCTCCAAATTAAGTCATGATCAAATGTACAGgatatatacattaacaatgtGGCATGGAGAGAAAAGgattatctatatatctatcaaATATTAATGGAAGCATTACTAACCAGGCCagatattttaagtgattttatatattaatagataAATAGATTACCATCACTTAAAATGTAtcgtatttataatattataattaagtaaTACTACATGCAGTCGTAGAGTGCGTAAGTACCGTGcggttattttaaaaaagagtgaggtctactattaaaaaattattattttttcatgtgaatatcatatttatttatttattttttaaattattacacAATGGTTACATACTCACAattgtaactattatttttcattataattagaCATGATTATATTCAGGACCAAGAACAATATTCCTTTTTTCTTATACTAGTCTTGTTTCTATTCATTGATCCAATTCATCCTAGCTAGCCATCATATATCCAACTTTAGAAATggtatttataatatttgaatatattctctttaaaaaataaataaatttaaaagttatataaaaaaaattaaaataataaattttatttttttaaataaatttgtaaaaattaattaatactctaaaattatatctaatattatttatcttactTTTTCTCGAATTAAAAAGATGATCAttacaaagaataaaataaaatgctagTAATAATCAGATGATATCATAATTTAAGTTATTCTCTGAATCTATCCAAACACATCAATCacagataatattattataaataattcttaAATCTAATGTGTCccgaatgtaatttttttttttttttactgaatgattaaaaaaatattttttaataatattgtaatttttttttttttttaaatatttatgatgattaaaaaaatatataaaaaaaaattaaaaaatctattcagaacacaaaatagatcccAAATTCGAGATCCATAACAGCTCCTAAATCTAATTGGCAAGTGGAGCCCATTTTATCGATCGACCCTAATATCGTGGAAACCAGCTAGATAGCTAGGCTGCTAGCTCATGGCTTTGACCTCTTATGCTCTTTTCGAGTGCTTTGTGAGGCGGCTATGAATCTCTTAATCAAATATCTACTGGCTGGGGGACCCAGTAAAACTTTGTAACATTTTGAACTGCAAGTTTCCACAAACACATTGATCATGATTCATGAGAAGATAAAAGAGTACTTCGAGTTAGAGCGATTTCGTCGGTCTCTTTTTACGTGTAAGTTATAAGTAATTCTCCGTATAATCAagaagtatataaatattaaataattattttaaaataaataaaatttattattaaaaaattaatttttatcatataaatctcatattttattttttatttttttaaagcgattataTGACAgttgcataatttataattacaaatatcttttcttataAGTTATTCTGAAGAGTACACAATCAATAttgattatttataaaaaaatctttttactAGTTACTATTTATCACTCTGCATCTTATAAAAACACATATACATCCTATAAAAAAGCTATAAGTGTGaggtgtaaaaataaataataactgatgcaTAGTATTCTCATCATTTGTATAAGATATGTAAGtactttactatatatatatgtgtgtgttttatACATCgacttaataataaaatctttctttttgcatattatttgtgattttgttattaataactttcgttcttatcttatttccaatatatatacatatagatatgtgtatatatatatatatatatgttgtaaagCGACAaaacacaacatatatatataattgcattCCTATAATTCGCTccaataatatacatatatatatatatatatatgattgtattgtgtatgtatgaatgtatttatatatgtatatttcttATTTGCGTGTGTATATAATATTCTCTGCATTATCTGGGGAGGATCCGCAGAACTAGTGCTTCATCAACCATCTTTTATATCATATACATGAACCATACacacatataatttatatacatgATGTGTGCTTGTACGTACGCGATATCGAATAATATCCATCCCTGCGCATGATAatattttctccaatttttAGGGATAAACTCAATATTATATGTGatctatatatgaattattGTATCAATTTCAtcgatatatattaataaattgtttcaaattctgattacaaaactattttttccaCTTGTGCTTCCTTTTGATCCTTTTCAGATGCACGTtatcatgtatgtatatatatatatatatatatatatatatatagtacatgatatattacacttttttcttaaatatttgtttctattatgtttaattatttatgtgatGATCGGATCAATTAATCCAAAGATTGTGAAGATAACATTATGGTATATATGGTGTGAGAATCTCAATTGTCACCCATGTGAAATGTCGATTATCTCGCATCCATCTCTTATTGTCTCCCTTTGGCTGGAACTGGAAATTAAGGTCCGTTTATATTcgaaaataaattgagatggttttagatgagttaataAAATAgacttttcaatattattttttaatattattattattttaaaatttaaaaaaattaaattatttattatattttatgtaaaaatttaaaaaaattataatgatgagataagatgagttgggatgaattttaaatataaacagaATTAAGCTGATTGCTTGCTTCCTCAACTTTTTAATGCCATGGAATTATTTCCAAGTTTAATGACATGAGCTAGTATAAATGAATCAATGCTGATGAGGCTGTGTAGAATAAAAGAACTAAGTTCAATATATACttactaaaaaattttaaataatcattttagaaaattattatatcctatcgagattttataaaaataaatttataaattaacgtaattttataatattatgaaattttgtaagcttttaaatttattttgaatatcatgacaaaatatattttataatatatattataaaataagaatattttaataaaatgaagataCCTTTTATATTGGCCAACGAAGTGACAAGAGTGTTGGTACGCCGTACTACTGATCACTGTTGTGACATCGTTTTTGTACAGACCCACAAGAAAAGTCCCCAACTCCACGTGATCTTATCCTTCTTCTCATCAGTTTCAACTTTCAGCAGCCCGTCGAGATTTTTATGTAACTTTGATCTTTATGTAACTTTGATCTTACCCTTTAGGCAGTACTGAGTCAGCAACATAGTAATGGTTGTACGTTGATATCTCACcacattatttaatttgttaatttctttGATAATCCCACTACATACTCAAATATAAGAGCTACCAAATCTAAGTTTACCTCTCTTTTGTCCTTGCTTAAAAATTTACACATATAtaagcatatattatatataaataattctacatacaatcgtaaaatatataaatttcagataatcattttaaaaaaagtgagatctattattaaaaaattattttttttatatggatctcatattttatttatttttttaaaaatagttacgcgactgttacataatttacagttacaaatatcttttctcattatatatatatatatatgtatatgtgtgatTCATAAGTGAATTTgtatttagagaaatattttaatcacaaaagtaTTATTCAcacgtaaatttataaattgatgtgatttgataattatttttatcttaaattatatctaatagattatataaagtcacatcaatttatatatttacttttgtataatttttttataaatgtaacaTTTGGCGCTTGGTTAATTTGTTGGCTTCAATTATATTTGTTTGCGTGAATCAATTACACACAATAATTCGGCCAAATTTGACCAAAATAGGAACAACCAAACAATAACTTTAGAGAATGAAACTcaatcatattaaaaatataatataattaattaattaattttttattctttaaatttttttttaaaacaaatataattttacgtAATATGAAAAACAGAACTTTTTTGAGTATACGCTCTATGCTTATCTAATTATGAATGTAGTTGtgctatttttattaatataataaaatttgatttataaaaatttctttttagaaaTTAGTGTTTGCCATGTCACTAGAGGGAGTagactacatatatataactcGCATACAGATAGATAAAGATACAGGTAGAGAAAGTTGAGGCCCGTTTGGATtgtaaatttatcttaatttattttatcttattattataatttttttaaatttttatataaaatataataaataattaatttttttaaatataaaaataataataatattaaaaaataatattataataatattttatttaattattcataaattatttcaactcatatctaaattcaaattcaaacggATATTAGTGTGCAGTCAATTAGGCTGGAATGGAAATGGAAAGGCGCGTGAAGGGTGTCAAGATGGATGGGCCTGAATGAAATTGACTTTACCTGCTCAtccttattttttacaaaacttttgatttgatttcacctaattTAATcgttgtaatatttttaaattattatataaaataaaataaataatttaatttttttaaaatattaaaattaaaataatattaaaaaatatatattttaataatattttattttaattttaattcatcttatctataaaaataaactagatcTAAAAATAAGACGAACTGCACACTTAACATAAAAAGAGAGAACACATTGACAGACAGACAAACATCCACCGGgagaaaatactttataaaatagatttaataaattatataaaattatattaatttataatattatttttatataagtcttttatagatgaagaaCTTCGCATTTTTTCAtctactctctccctctcaaaaTCTCTTCTTTTGATGCTGGTATAATAGCAAATCCTTTGTGACCATGAACATGTGAAAATTCATTagtatttataaacttatttttgttataaaatataattaacttatttttgttataaaattatatatgttaggaATGAAGTTGACTGGTCCAGCACATTAGGACATGtttggaggtgagatgagaattttatgttttgttttgaagtttaaaatattatattttaatattattattgtttttagatttgaaaaagttgaattgtttattatattttgtatagaaatttaaaaaatatgtaatgatgagatgagatgagatgagaattttatattttatcttgtacCCCAAACCTGTCATAAAACTCATCGTTTATGAtaaaagatgagataaaattaagaattaaaagataaaactaaTAAGTCATAAGACAAATTTACTCaaattcttaaaaagaaaaagtttcatAAAGTAATTAGGACTCaattactaaaaaaagaaaaaaaaaacttctgtAAAAAAAGAATCCTACTATACATCAGCCACTGTTTACTATACAccccactttttatttttttttaaactttatgtCACATCTAGTCATCACCTTCAACCTCTCTCTTCCCTCAATCTCTCTGTCCGACATCTCTCTCATTCCTCAAGCTCTCTCTGTCCCGACCTCTCTCTTCTTAAGTTCTCTCTCTTCGacttttctctcttctcaagCTTTTGTCGACCTCTCTTTCTCCTCAATCTCTCTTTTTTCGACCTTTcttttctcaaactctcttttttcatattctccTCGACTTATCTTTCTAACCTATCTCTAGTCAAATTTTGTtaaagaaaagagaagtaaaaataaataaataaaaccccaCCCACACGTCGTCTATGCTCCGGCTGCTGCCAAAAAGTAACTGATCCGAacattatttcatttaaaaaaacaaaaatctccaCAAATCTAACAGAGTCGCCGCTCGCGCCCAAAATTACCACTCCAAATGATCTCACGGTAGAGGCATCTAGTATTGGCTGACATCATTTTCCTCCCACTTGCCTTCTTCCTTGTTCAACAACAGTCCGCAGCTGAGTATAACCGCCCCATTCGCGCAGTTCCAAGCACTTTCTTAACTCTCTGaccaaggaaaataaaattaaattaagagtaatattatatataattatagagttagtaaatattataaaattattttaaaaataaataaaatttattattaaaaaattaatttttttatataaatatcatatttatttattttttataaaataattatacaatatttatacagttacgactgtaaatattatttctcttaaattaaaTTCCAGCCGTCCTTTTTTACGACCTTTTTCGTGTTGCACGcgacaaaaatacataaaacatgAATTTCGGTGCTAAAATAATATGCGGGGAGTAATGATAGCACAAGTTCTAAATGTTTAAATATTGCATATAATAcaattttgacttttttctttttttttttatagtagaatttatttatttatttatttattaaagagttacatgaaatttataattttatatatacgtAAGGGATATATTTCACACTATCAACTACTCGAATGacttacaataaataatttggtAACACTGAAACTTAGGATAAGTTCCGATGCTTAAATTAAAGAGACGCAAGAACATGTTAAGAGAGTCGATAACCATCCGtctcattcatttattttttattatcccTTAATAAAGAAGGAAGAGATAACAAGTCTGATTTACAATAGTTATCAATTCCAGAATAACTACATTCATCTTGAGATGTTATCTCTTTGCGAATAGTGTTGCTCCCTTATTGATACCTTATTGATACCATGCTCCCGTGAATGCTTGGGCCGCGAGCCTCGTAGGTCAAAGTGGTAAATTGGGTTTGCCAGACAGTCGTGGGCTTGGTAGCGGGAGGATCCAGATATCccctccaatatatatatatattggataaatatatagataaaagtgAGTGGTAGAAGCCATGatataatgacttctctctagtattactcatatatatatatatatatatatatatatatatatatacacacacacataaaggGGTAGATGGATTTTTGAAGACTTGGGGTTTGTTGGTGGCTTATTTATACAATTTGTAGTTTTTAATTATAACAAGGATTAACCaagacaacaaaaaaattccaaaatacaATTATCAGCAAAAATGATAGTTTGTaactgattttaatattttgtacttGATCGAGTAGATATGTTATTTTAGTGAGAATCCAAACTAAATCAgtacacgttttttttttttaaataaattaggcACATAATTTTCTTGTCTTCTCTTAAGTATAAACTTTGATTTCTTGAACAAATTTGGTCACATGTTGATTAAAACTCCatcttacaaatatttttcctttcaaatatattttttttccgaacataaatatcaataataactacattaaaaaataaattatcttaaCTTATCCAAACAAGTGTGTACACCAATCCAAGAGATCGATAACTGAggataaacaaaagaaaaattattctcatcaatcactattcactatCTCACACTTTACACATTATAAAAAATGCTCTTACacgttatgaaaaaaaaaattataggtgtagaatgtgaaaatgaatagtagttgatatataaaattcctctaaaaaaaaataatgaatatctaatactatatactacaCTCTCATCTTGCttttatctcattatataatatgtgtcatatttatcactattagatgataaataataatctaattaaagattatttaataatgataaatttgtcacatcttatataataagataaaaataagataataatgtaatgtataaaattttcttatctcaatatcctcattaatttcttttttttcttttaaaaaaatatacagaaaccgaaaaacaaaaaaataaagcaacacttttttttttttttatcataatcaCTCGTTCATATCATCACTTTAGTAAGGGTTCATCGTCATCACACCTAAAAAGAGCTTATCACAAATTCATTATATATTCCACGAAAATTCAACACAAAGTTTGGGACCCACAAGTATTATCTTTGAGAAGAGCCGGACTGACTCTTTCTACTACCAAATTTCCCCGTTTAAAAATGAGGACAAACTTCGTAATCTACCGCTCGATTTTGACACGTACTTAACAATCACTGGGTTTTTCACCGTCAGATCAGAGGTTCCTTGGAAAGGTAGACTGAGGTGTAAAAGGCCGCTTTGGGATACCACAAAAACGAAAACCTCTATATAAGGGTAAGCAATGCTGTGAGCCTGTGAAAAGAGCTCGAAGCGAAACACTGCAGCTGCGGCTCTGAGAAATCCTTTGAAACCCTTTTtgggattttgaaaaagtttagaTTCACAGAGACTGGCTTGGTCGGTAGGGAATGCAGAGAGATGGTAGGAGCTTCGGTGACAAAGCCTGAGTTGTGTTTGCGGGGCAAGCGGTGCCTCGGCGGCAGAACCTGCCACCGGAAACACGTGGAAGACGGGTGATCGTCTGGTCATCCTCTTCTTCTCTGAATATTCTTCAGTTTTATTGTAGAGCTGCAATCTCAGGCGACTCCTCTGTAAATTTACGTACCCAAGTTTgggaatttttaatttgtttgcttgatTTAGTAATTTTTGTGTGAGTGAAAGTAGCCAGCTGCAATGGGTGATAAGAACAGAGATGGCAATTCGACGGTTCTCCACGGCAAGTACGAGCTTGGTCGGCTTCTGGGTCATGGTACTTTCGCCAAAGTCTACCATGCCAGGAACTTTCAGACTGGGCAGAGCATGGCTATGAAGGTTGTGGGGAAAGAGAAAGTGATAAAGGCGGGGATGATGGAGCAGGTCAAGAGGGAGATCTCGGTGATGAAAATGGTGAAGCACCCGAACATAGTTGAGCTCCACGAGGTGATGGCCAACAAATCCAAGATCTACTTCGCGATGGAGCTTGTCCGGGGCGGCGAGCTCTTCTCTAAGATCTCCAAAGGCCGGCTGAAAGAGGACCTGGCCAGAGTCTATTTCCAGCAACTCATCTCCGCCATCGACTTCTGCCACAGCCGCGGCGTCTACCACAGGGATCTCAAGCCGGAAAACCTGCTTTTGGACGAGGATGGTAATCTCAAAGTCACCGATTTCGGGCTCAGCGCCTTCTCGGAGCACTCGAAGCAAGATGGGCTCTTACACACCACTTGCGGTACGCCGGCATATGTCGCACCGGAGGTGATTGGTAAGAAAGGATATGACGGTGCCAAAGCCGACATCTGGTCCTGCGGTGTCATTCTCTATGTCCTCCTCGCCGGCTTCCTGCCATTCCAGGACGACAATATCGTAGCCATGTACCGGAAGATTTACCGTGGAGACTTCAAGTGCCCGCCCTGGTTCTCCTCCGAAGCGCGTAGACTCGTCACGAAACTTCTCGACCCGAACCCCAGTACCCGAATTACGATCTCAAAGATCATGGATAGTTCCTGGTTCAAGAAGTCGGTCCCCAAGAGCATGAAAACGAGTAACAAGGAGGACCAGCTGGAATTCGAGGACACCATTTGCGAGAAATCAGGCAAAGAAACCGAGTCCCTGAACGCGTTCCACATCATATCTTT
Protein-coding sequences here:
- the LOC109012889 gene encoding CBL-interacting serine/threonine-protein kinase 6-like; translated protein: MGDKNRDGNSTVLHGKYELGRLLGHGTFAKVYHARNFQTGQSMAMKVVGKEKVIKAGMMEQVKREISVMKMVKHPNIVELHEVMANKSKIYFAMELVRGGELFSKISKGRLKEDLARVYFQQLISAIDFCHSRGVYHRDLKPENLLLDEDGNLKVTDFGLSAFSEHSKQDGLLHTTCGTPAYVAPEVIGKKGYDGAKADIWSCGVILYVLLAGFLPFQDDNIVAMYRKIYRGDFKCPPWFSSEARRLVTKLLDPNPSTRITISKIMDSSWFKKSVPKSMKTSNKEDQLEFEDTICEKSGKETESLNAFHIISLSEGFDLSPLFEEKKREEKEELRFATTRPASSVISKLEEVAAKDGKFSVTKSESRVRLQGHESGRKGKLAIAAEIFAITPTFLVVEVKKDNGDTLEYNQFCSKELRPALKDIVWTSPAKSSALA